Proteins found in one Archaeoglobus neptunius genomic segment:
- a CDS encoding ABC transporter ATP-binding protein — MLKVENLVCGYGGTAITREISMEFEVPTLIYGPNGVGKSTFLKTLAGMLRPVSGRVVRCVPAREVFYLTEKIDVPEYITPRDYVLVFCSLYGVDRREALRRLEDGLMFFGIDDLADWPFSTLSQGQKRMVQLTLPYVLKRRVNLLDDPLVGIERKSFRKAADLIKELATHGVVVVADRDVEVWSSCKRVDFTEFSLRTG; from the coding sequence ATGCTGAAGGTTGAAAATCTCGTTTGCGGATACGGTGGGACAGCAATAACGAGGGAGATCAGCATGGAGTTTGAAGTTCCAACGCTCATTTACGGCCCGAACGGTGTCGGGAAGAGTACCTTTCTCAAGACCCTCGCCGGAATGCTGCGACCGGTGAGCGGTAGAGTTGTGAGGTGCGTGCCGGCCAGGGAAGTGTTCTACCTGACCGAAAAAATAGACGTTCCGGAGTACATTACACCAAGAGATTACGTGCTCGTGTTCTGCTCCCTTTACGGTGTTGACAGGCGCGAAGCGTTAAGAAGGCTGGAGGATGGGTTAATGTTTTTCGGAATTGATGATCTTGCCGACTGGCCTTTCTCCACACTCTCACAGGGTCAAAAAAGGATGGTGCAGTTAACCCTCCCCTACGTTCTAAAGCGCAGGGTGAATCTGCTGGACGATCCGCTGGTCGGGATAGAGAGGAAAAGCTTTCGTAAAGCTGCAGATCTGATCAAAGAGCTTGCAACACACGGCGTTGTGGTGGTAGCCGACAGAGATGTAGAGGTCTGGAG